Below is a window of Ovis aries strain OAR_USU_Benz2616 breed Rambouillet chromosome 20, ARS-UI_Ramb_v3.0, whole genome shotgun sequence DNA.
TTAGCAAGGTGAGGCCCCAGATAGCTGGAATAGTTGGGGCGTTAGGTGTTAGTGGAGCACCATTACAACCTGTGTTGCCTGGAGCCTGCAGCGATCGGTCTAAAGGGTCACTTACCTAAGGAAGGAGGATGGGGCGATGTCTGCAGCAGTGGCAGATGCTGAGCTGAGTTgcagtccccccacccccacttcctttCCCAGACACATCTCACATGTCATTCGAGGAGCTGTTGGAACTGCAGAGCCAAGTGGGGACTAAAGCCTACAAACAACTGGTAACAGGAAGCAGCACTAAGAAGCAGAGTTGTAGACCACCTGTCCAAAAAGCATGTGTTGCAGATAAGCACAGGTGAGGAGCAAGGCCTTTCCCGGGAGTTGGAGGGAAAGACCCCTACTTGAGTAGGTGTCTGCTTTCTtgggtggcaggtgggaggccTTTAATGAGACTGGCGTTCCCTTGACCTGTCCTTCACTTTTTCCATAGGCCTCTGGAAATGTCAGCCAAGGTCCGGGTGCCATTTTTGCGTCAGGTTGTCCCCATCAGTAAGAAGGTGAGGCGGAGGCAGTGAGCATTTTCTCAGGGAAAGGAGACAGAACGGTTCTCTTATATTCTCTGTTCTCTCCAAAGGTAGCCCGGGACCCCCGCTTTGATGATCTGTCAGGGGAGTATAATCCTGAGGTGTTCGATAAAACATATCAATTCCTAGATGACATCCGAGCCAGAGAGAAAGAGGTGAGTAGCATGCGGCTGGTTTGTGGGGATTCCAGGAGGGACTAGAGCACAGGTTAGAGAAGCAGAGGGGAGCAGGGCGAATCAGATTGCTAGTTGTGTGATCATTGGCAAAATACTTaacctcttttcagttcagtttccaTATCACAAAAAGCTAATAGTTCCATTTCATAGTGTTACTGTGAGTTAACGTATGTGAACCTCTTAGAATGATGCTTGGCACAAAGTTTCAGGTAACATTTACAGAACGTTAACCATCATACTCATTTTCCAATATGGAGCTGGTGAAAAAGCAGCTGAAGAAGCGCCGTTCAGGGGAGGAGCATGAGAAACTACAGCACCTGCTTCAGCGAATGGTGAGAGGGTCGGAGTATGGGGCGGGAGGTGATTCACAGTCCCTGCCGTTCACCTGTCTCACTCCTCTCATCTCCGCTCCACAGGAGCAGCAAGAAATGGCCCAGAAGGAACGGAAGCGGCAGCAGGAGCTGCGCCTGGCCCTGAAGCAGGAGCGGCGGGCTCAGGCCCAGCAGGGTCATCGGCCATACTTCCTGAAGAAATGTGAGCGGGGCACAGCTACGGCCCACGAGACACAGGGGCAGAGACTGGGTAGCCATAGTGATGGATGCTGTGTTAGGGGTTCCTGGAGCTGCCTAAGGGAGGCATGAAGGCTGGATCCCATGGTAACTTAGAGGAAAGTAGAAACAGTAGTAATAGGAAGTCGTCGTTTGTAACCATTCTCATATCCCTAATGAGACTGTGGGCAGGGAGTGTCACTTATCTTTGTCATGCCCCCTCATATGTTGGGTTGGGCACAGAGAAGGAGCTCATGGTTGGTTGAATTGAGAAAGAGTGGAGTTGTGGAAGTCTGCTTTTACACACCAGTGAACCCCTGATGAGTCACATATCCCTGCGTAGTGGTTAAGAGTTACTGACCTGGGGCAAGGGGAGGCAGGGAGACTTCATCCTTTGcttactgattttctttctccttgcccTCTAGCTGAGCAGCGCCAGTTGGTCCTGGCTGAGAAGTTTAAGGAGCTGAAACGAAGCAAGAAGCTAGAGAGCTTCTTGAGTCGAAAGAGGCGCCGAAATGCAGGCAAGGACAGACGACATCTCCCTTTGAGCAAAGAGTAGTAAGCATCCGtgctcagctctgctgctgcccCAGTGAGAAGTGCATCTGTGGGGACACCTTTGGGCTTGGCCTGTTCTTGTTCTTTCCCATTCAACGGTAAGGTCACAGCTGCCTTGGAACTCGCCTGGCCCAGAGATGACTCGAAGCCTCTTGGACTGCCTAAGAGCTGAAAAGGAAGAGCAGCTGAGCCTTCTGCCATGCTGCACTTTGTCTGCTTGGATCTGGGTCATTGTCCTCGTGTCCTCCTCCCATCCTTGCCTTAATGATTCTGATACAGAAGGAAAAGAACCTTGAGGCTGAAGGCCAGAGTCTGAGTGGCTCCCAGGACTGTGACTTCATGCAGGAACCAGTTCATAAACACTCCCGTGTCTCATCTTTTTATCCTGCTGCTTTTGTAGGTGGCCTAGAACTACTGTTTCAGGGGCCATATGTGGGTAGACAGTAAACCTAAACCTCCTACAAAGTGGGAGGTCAGATCAGAGGCCCTTCCTCCTTCAGGCCaacagatgacaccatcattcAAAGAGGGACCCAGTCCCACAACTCATCTTCTTAGGTTTGGTTTTAGATGCAAGGGGAGGTAGGAGGTGGGGGCAGAAAGTGTCCCTGGTGATAGGTAAGCGCAGCTGGTTCTCATTACTGTTTGGGTGGAGAATTCATACTGCCTGTGGACTGGAGTATCTTCACGCTACAGTTCAGTTTAAAGTGGTCTTTGGTTGGGAGTACCTCCAGGTATACCTGGCAGAAGCAAATGcattcctctctttttaaaaaatatctacttattttggttgtgctgggtcttagttgcggttCACAGGGTCTTTGTTTCAGCGTGCAGATTCTTAGTTGCAATATGCAGAATCTAGTTTCCTGGTCAGGTTGAActtgggagagtggagtcttagcccctggatcaccagggaattcccaaaatgCATTTCTCTCTTGAGGATTGTACTTTAAACCCAGGCTTCAAGGAATTCCTTCAGATAAAATTTCAAGGCATATGAGCTTATAGTGAAAAcaagcacaaaagaaaaaaaaaaaaaaaaagcaagagtcaTTAGGAACAACAGGCAACAGAATCAGACCAGCAAAGTCTGAGATGttggaaatgtaaaatacaaaaatataaaatgtcttaTTTATGTTTAAAGAAGAGCTATGACTGATGAAAAAATGTATCAGGACAAAATTGGTTTGATTAAAGTTTTTTGtttaatgaaaaatacactgaCATTAGAAACTTCATGGTTTAGCAGCAGGTTAGGCACACCTAGAAAGGAAGATGAAATGGAAGTAGATGGGAAGAAGCTACACAGATGgagcccagggacagagaaatggaaactagGGAAAAGACATCAAAGAAGTCGAAGGATAGAGTGAGGAGGTGTGACACAAAtcaagagttccagaagaagagagGGTGGTTTTCTATAGTTGATAATCTGTAAATCCTAAGAATCAGTAAGATCAGTTAATCACAGACAGTGGAGGCTGGGAACCTAGATAAATCATAGGATCTataggccatgggaaggattgacGTCTAAGCAGCAGCTGTAGGAACTTTTGGATGGTCCAGTGTGTAGGGACACAGCGACTCCAATTCCGGgggcatgagttccatccctggagtGGAACCTAGGATCCCCTGTGCTGCTGGGCAGgcaaaaaaaaatagcaaaacgCAGCCTGCAAGGACGAGGTGGAGTTAGAGACTAAGACTCATTGCTTGATGCTTCCTGGTTGGGGGGAGATGATGTAGTTCTGAGGGAAGAAATGCATAAAACGTGCTTCTCCAGTGGTTGGTAGTTGAAGGCTGTAGCTACCAGGATGGTTGGCCTGGCCCAGAGAGAGTGAGGGAGCACTGTAGAGTCCCAATTGTCACGTGAATCAGTCCTAGTTTAATACCAAAACAGTGATTCTGGCtgataaaagcagaaaaagactACTGAACTACTTGGCTCACAGAAACACTAAGAAGGCTGGAGAGAAGCTCCAAAAAGGAGTGAGTGAGAAAGTCAAAGCAGTGAGAAGCACTCCAGGTCCTAGTTCAGAGCCAGAGTCACTGTGAAGATGTCAGGATCACCGCCAAAGGTTCACTCCACTTCCCTCTGCTCTAGACCGACATGTTCCCAGTTGAGGCCTCTAGTCACCTGCCTGCAAGGGGGATGCTGGGAAAGCAAGTGTCTGGTGTTTCACATGGTGGGAGGTGAGCTCTACCTTCTTCCTAGGTTGGTGGTAGAGTGTTTCCAGGCATGAGAAGCGGGTTCAGGTGAAGACTGGTTGAAAACTGATAAATGTCCACCACAAGGCTGTATTGGCCCCCAAACTTTCAGACTGCTACTTTCCCCCTTAAGGAGGAGGCGGAGGAGATGTAGGAAAGCTCTGAGCTCCAGTTTGGGTAGGTTtggttggttttggtttttattaaCAGCTTTGTTGAGATACAATTCACGTAGCATATACTTTACCCATTTAAAGTTAACAGTTCAGTGATTTTTTAATACATTGACAGAATTGACCATcacaattttttaacattttcaacacccccaaaagaaatgCCATACCTTGTAGCAGTTACTCCTCAGTTTTTCCCAATCCCCCCAACTATAGGCAACCACTAAACCACATTCTGTCTCTGGACTGGCCGACTGGGGGACATGACTATAAACGGGATCATTATGTGGTCCTCGGTGTGCAAACCAGCTCTAGGGTTCTAAAGATCAGGGAAGCAAAAGTCACAGCCTGGGAATGTTTGCCCTGCAGAGACAGTCCCATGGGCAGGGAAGGCTACTGGTGTGCGGGAGTGCACAGGGGCAAGGAAGAGCCGTGGGAGCTGCAGTTCCTTCTAACCCAGATCCTAGAGCTTCCAGGTGGAACATGGTCCTGGGGGCCTGCAGTGGCCACAAGGGTCCTTTATCTCACCTTCCCTGTCAGCCTTAGCTCCAGAAGGCAGTGTCCAGTCAATTCCACAAACAAGGAAAATAGATCCCTGCTTGATGATCTGCTGAAGTTGCAAGCCATCCAGCTTGTGGCAAGATGGGCTTGACTCTCCAGCCTGCCAGGTGAAAGCTCTTCTAACCACATACCCTCCAAGAAGGCCCACCCCTGGAGTCCACTTAATTCCCCCAGCTGAGAGGagggtgctcagtcactcacaGCCTGCCATCCTCACCCAAAGGACCCTGGCATGGCGTGATTCAGCCTCGGAGCTGAGGGCTCCTGTCTCCTTTcagccaggaaagtccccacccTTGGCAGATCCCTGGCAGTTACCACACAGGCCAAGTAATCAAACTCCTGCATTTTATTCTGTGGAAAGCCCCGGCCCTACCTAACCCTGACCCTGTCTCCAGGGCTACCGGAAGGTAGAGAAGCTCTGGGTGCTTGTGCAGGAGGCGTAGGGCACGCCCCGGGAGCGGATCTGCAGGGTGTGGAAGGTGAGGGGTGGGTTGGGGCCCAAGGAGCCTGGGTTCAGGGACTCAGTGTGAGGCTCCATGACAGTCACGGGAACCGCATAAGACAGCCTCTGGGGCCGGTCATCCTGGCGTCTCACCGTGCCCTTGCCCAGCAGGTGCAGGATGCAGGAGAGAACGTCAGCACTGCCGCAGGTGGACCCCCTGCCAAGGCTGCTGACCAGGCCCCTGGGAGGACATGGGCCCTTCTGCCAAGCCTCCAGCACCTGGTGTGGTGGGCCGAAGGGGAAAGAGAGGTCAGGGACACCCAGCTTACCCCAACTCTAGCCCCCAGTCCAAGGACAGCGAGGCCCAACCTCACTTCTCACTCACCTACAGGGTCCACAGTGAGCCCAAGACTTCGCATGGGGATCCACCTCCTCCTGgagactgccccccaccccacaaggCCCCCACCTCCTGGAGACTGCCCTCCAACTGGCAAAGCCCCCTCACCCACCACCCACCGCCACCTACCAGGCAGACAAGCTGGTCAATGTGCAGCCCCTCATCCCCATGGGCTTTGAGGATTCGGACGATGAGGCAGTTGAGAAGGTTCCGTCTCTTCTCCAAGTTCCGGCCCTCTTCATCCTCAGCTTTCAGGTATGTCTGAGCTGGGATGAGCCACACGTTGCCCCTCCGAGGCCTGGGTTCCTCGCTGCCGTCTCGAATCTTGAGCAACCCTGAAATAAGTGCTGGTCACTTGGCAGGGGTCCCCCGAGGACACTGGCCCCGGCTGAGGACACAGGCCCCAGTGCCCTAAGTACAGACCTGCTGGGGTGTCCTTTGTCTCATCAAGGTCCAGGGGGCCCCTTGACGAAGTCAGAGGCCCAATTGCCTGATTCAGCACATCTGGAGGGAGCCCCGAGTGCGCCAGCAGACTCTCCACAGAGACCGCCTTGGGAAGAAGAGGGAAGCATCAGGGCCTcccagggtggggggcagggaagagagagggtggagagaagaaagaggatggACAGGTTGCGAGAACAGGGGGGCGCGGGGGAGCTGGGCCACCTTCAGCTCGTTGAAATGCAGCAGCAGCCACATCTGCACGGTGGACACGTGCAGTGTCTGGTCCCCGAACTGCAGCTCCGCCCGGCCCAGCCATGTCCACTGCAGTCGCCTTTGCGGGGCCTGCTCCAGGGCAGGGTAGCTCTGACCTGAGGAGGGTCAGGGAGGTGGCAGGAGTCGGGGGGCTGGCGAGGACGTGCCATTGCTGGAGTTTTGTCCTCACTAACCTCTGCAGAGCCTGGGGTCCAGTGTGTCTGGACACTGGCTCTTGGTCTGAGCTTCCAGAGCTTGGCCTTCCTTGAGTCTGCCTCCTGGGTCAGCCTCAGGTATCTGGGAGCCCACCCCATGCCAGGCAGCCCGTGATCAGTGCCTCCGAGGGGTTCTCCATTTTTTTAAGGGAGACAAAGTCACGAAGTGAGAAAGGACTGGGGCTCTCTTCAAACTGGAAACACTGTCTTGAAGCTGGTAgagaagctccctgagggcaaGGTCTCAGTATCACCCACCTCCTTTTCACTGCCTAGGATCAGCCTCCAGTGGGGAGCTGAGGTTATGATGACTGACCAGGAGCCAGACACCCACCACCACCTGTGGACCTCAGGTGCTTTCTGCCTCCATTCTCCCCACCATAATGGGAGTCCCAGGTCATTATTTGAAGAATAGAAACAGCAACAGTCCCGGGATCTGGTGCCGTTTCACCCCACCCCTACTCCAAACCTAAGTTCCAGTCTTTTCTTCTCAAATCTACAGGCTGCCAGGCCCAGGGGCCACCGCCAAGCCCAggttctttcccagcatcctatCCTCTTCCCAGGTCCCCAGTTCCCTCAGCCCAGCTGCTCACGCTTGTTGTAGAAGTTGGAGTATCGGTTCAAGGTGCCCCTCAggtaggcaggcaggcaggttctgggGTTGAGCGTGTGGCAGATGGAGGCGGTGGGCCAGCAGCGTGGAGACAGGACGAGCACAGACACTTCTGGCATTGCCCCTTCATAGTAGAGATCCTCGctctcgtcctcctcctcctcctcccctgccacgccggctgctgctgctgccgc
It encodes the following:
- the KLHDC3 gene encoding kelch domain-containing protein 3 isoform X2, producing MPRASYRGGAVAGPPSRAQDDGSLQNDTSHMSFEELLELQSQVGTKAYKQLVTGSSTKKQSCRPPVQKACVADKHRPLEMSAKVRVPFLRQVVPISKKVARDPRFDDLSGEYNPEVFDKTYQFLDDIRAREKELVKKQLKKRRSGEEHEKLQHLLQRMEQQEMAQKERKRQQELRLALKQERRAQAQQGHRPYFLKKSEQRQLVLAEKFKELKRSKKLESFLSRKRRRNAGKDRRHLPLSKE